The following proteins are co-located in the Vigna angularis cultivar LongXiaoDou No.4 chromosome 2, ASM1680809v1, whole genome shotgun sequence genome:
- the LOC128195332 gene encoding uncharacterized protein LOC128195332, producing the protein MEKLKMRNARLENELQRARNDLVDMRNDNEEKSRAYENIVKSQKAERDYTFRVKQDLAAASKELSMRVNEKKVALEEGKQWKHLYEEAERDKREALKRLREAQVQVEKAGHEMKEMAMSFEADMNRERWKLAEAEEEHRTLIKQMEEYIEEQEE; encoded by the coding sequence ATGGAGAAATTGAAGATGAGAAATGCTAGGTTGGAAAACGAATTACAAAGGGCGCGTAATGATCTTGTGGATATGagaaatgataatgaagaaaaGTCGCGAGCTTATGAAAACATTGTCAAAAGCCAAAAGGCTGAGAGGGATTATACATTTCGAGTGAAACAGGATCTAGCGGCCGCGAGTAAGGAATTATCCATGAGGGTAAATGAGAAGAAGGTGGCTTTAGAAGAGGGAAAGCAGTGGAAGCACCTCTACGAAGAAGCCGAAAGAGATAAGCGAGAAGCCCTGAAGAGACTAAGAGAAGCGCAGGTGCAGGTAGAAAAAGCGGGGCATGAGATGAAAGAGATGGCCATGTCGTTTGAGGCGGATATGAACCGAGAGCGTTGGAAGCTAGCAGAAGCAGAAGAAGAGCATCGAACtttgataaaacaaatggaGGAATATATTGAGGAACAGGAGGAGTGA